The genomic region AAAAGCCCCCCACCCAATATTATAACAGCTCCATATTTATTAATCTCTCTAGAGTTATCCAACTTGTAAGATTACCACCCCACGCCAAAAGAAATACTCACACCTCACGAATGAAATTACACGAAATGAAAGATAACTTATATTGCACCCGTCACTTCTAACGTAACACTCGAATTACCCAGATGCTATCCGGATTAACTTATATTGCACCTGTCGCCTTCATTCTTTGATGGTTATACAAAGAACTTTTGGCAAAATTCAATAAGTTGCGCTTCTAATCACTGATGGTTTTCTTATAGAGTTGCtcttatatgtgtgtgtgtgttagcaACAAAAGCGTTAAAGAGTGTTATCGTGCATCTGTTATGTTCACTGCATACATTCTCTCAATGTGTTTACTTTCAAACTTTTGTTCATTTTCATCACTTAGAATTCTTCTTTGTGGGTCTCTTTTATTTGGTGTATAGCATGATCCTTGAGAAATGAATATGAAACCCAAAAACAAGGAATATAGGGAACAAAACCATAATACTATTTTTATATAATCATAAATCGCAACGTAACTAAATACAACGGAGATGAAATAAAATCATAAAACTGCTATAGTCATGTATATACAACTGTTTGTAACTTAGCGTCTAATGTAGCTTAGAAATGGTTTATCGGGTACTCGTATCAACTTCATAACCCATCCAATAGGCCAAGACAAAGCTGCAATACCAATACATATTCCCCACTGCACACCATTTAGTCTTTCTGTATCAGCAAACTTGTTCAAAAACTCCACCATCACAATCTGAAGGATTATAGTAATTCCGATTATTCCAATAAACAACCTGTTTTTGTGTATCCCTTTGAATATATTCCTTTTCTCCAGCTTCCTCGAGTTGAACTCGTTAAACACTTGACATAGCACGAAAGTATTGTAAATTATTGTGTCTTTCACCCTCTCGTTCACGTTAAGTATCGCCTCACCTCTAAACTGGAACGTCAATAGAACAGTAATCTGGAAAATAGCTTGTGCAAGTAGGTTTCTCCACATGATATTAGTTATGAGAGGTTCGACCCGACCCACTGGTGGTTTGTTCAAGAGTTCCTTAGTGGGCCCTTCTGTAGCAAGTGCAAGTGCAAGTGCACCCAAAGTATCCATGATTAGATTCACCCACAGAAGTTGAACTGCGGTTAAAGGGACCCCACCAGAAGTTACCGCTGCAATGAAGTTAATAACTAGAGCAGCGACGTTTACCGTGAGTTGAAACTGGATGAACTTTTGGATGTTGTTGTACACACACCGTCCCCACATTAATACAGTTGAAATAGTGGCGATGTCGTCGTCTAAGATCACGATATCTGAGCTCTGTTTGGCTACTTCGGTTCCTTGAATGCCCATTGAAAGACCAATATCCGCTTCTTTGAGTGCCGGTGCATCGTTTGTCCCGTCGCCGGTAACTGCCACAACGTGCCCTTTTTGTTTCAAGCACTTTACCATCAAAAGCTTATCAAAAGGCGAAGATCTTGCCATCACACGGATTCTATCAACCTTTTGCATTCTTTCTTCATCTGTGAAATTACGAAACTGGACACCTTCCACCACTTCGTCTTCACACACTTCTTGACCTGATTCAAGTATCCCACATTCGGTGGCTATGGCTTTTGCTGTGAATAAGTTGTCTCCCGTTATCATCTTGACTTCAACTCCAGCGAACCTGCATGTTTCAATAGCTTTTCTGGATCCGGGTCTACATGGATCCTTCAATCCAACGATCCCGAGCAAAGTTAACCCTTCTTCGGCTAACGTTTCTGTACCTTCAAAAACCTTCTTATGCGCGAAAGCAATGCACCTGAGACTACTTGCTGCCATTCCCTCGATTATATTCTCCAATTGTTTTCTTGAATCGCTATCAATGATCTCTTTACACCCGTTGcttatataatattttgagcaCATTGCTAGTACCATCTCTGCAGCTCCTTTCCAGTGAACATGAATGGTGTTGTCGTTGTTTCGCCTAATCGAAACCCCACTTCGTTTTTGCTTCGAATTAAATGTCTCGACATGAAGAACAGTCGAACATTGTTTCAGTTTCTCCATATCCATCTCCAACTCCTCAACCGCCCACGATAAAATCGCTTTCTCGGTTGGTGACCCCGAGTATTCAGGTACCAGTCGTGAAGCGTGTTTGAATATCGTACCTGTAGTGTTGAGCCCAACTGCCTCATGTAGAAGTTCAAGGACTTGTAAGGCGATAACATTAGAAGCGTGTTGTTCTATGTACTCGAGACCAAGCCAGAACTTTGTTACCGTCATCTGGTTCATAGTCAAAGTCCCGGTCTTATCGGTACATATAACCGTGGCGGAACCCATGGTCTCACAGGCGGATAACTTCCGAACCATGGCTTGATCACTCATCATTCTCTTCATAGAGTATGCAAGTGTGAGCGTCACTGCTAGCGGTAGACCTTCAGGTATTGCCACCACCACGATGGTCACCGCCGCCGAGAATATACCCGTAACAGAATCTAGTATTTCGTTTACACTCGTGCCTTTCCCGTTATACTCTCGTTTACCGTTTTCATCTTCTGTGTTTCCCGTGAAGTAACGAATTAACATAACTAAAAGAACTAGGAAAGCAACTGCAAGACCTACCTTTCCAATTGAAGAAGTTAGCTTGTTGAGGCGTGATTGTAATGGCGTTTGCTCGTTATTATCACCCGTGATGGAACTCATCATCTTCCCCCAAGAAGTGTTCATCCCAACTGATAACACTAGCATCCGGCAATGCCCGTCAGCCACTTTAGCACCAGAGATTAAAAACGGATTCCTATCAGCGTTTACGTCTATTTGCTCACTCTTGTTGGTATCAGAATCGTCGGACACCCAGGACCATTCGGAACGGACCGGGTTGTTATTATATTCACAATCACAATCAATCATATAACAACGATCGCAGAACTTCATTGTAACAATAATGAACGAACAGTAATACGAATGATTTGAATGGAAAACTTACTGATCGAGAAACAGAAATACTTGCAGCACTCGATAATAACATAAACTGACTTCGAATACCTTCAACAAATGTCTGTTACAACGCTACGAAATAGAACAATGATGCAGGGTTCTTATAGGTGTGAAACGGTGCCTCTATACGGTCGCGTCTTTTCCTTAAACGGTGTATCCTGAATAACCGTTGCAGCAGTTACAACAAAGAGACACACCGTTTCACCTTTGGGCTTTATAAACCCTTGACCCGTATCATATTTCTATCGGACTGGACTATAAACAAACTGACACGGACATTGTTCTTTGACCCATACTGGACTAAAAATAACCTGGACAAACATGGCCTACGGCCCAACCGAAATAAACTaaacataataataaaagtcTGACCCATTAACTAAAATAAACATAACGTAAACGCGGCCCATCAAGAAATACGTGCTTAACTTTCGGTCTTCATTCTCCCCCTTAagcacgaatcttcttgacccgCAACAATCTTCACGCATCTTCGTCATCGGTGACCACGAATGTGATCACCAAGTCCGCATCATCCTCGGTCTTGACCTCCTTGACTTGAgcattcttctttccatctttctCTTTTGCTTTTGCATTCTTATCGCCCTTTTCCTTCATATATTCGAAGTACCATTCAAACAACTCGATATAGTGAACATACGAAACCTTCATCTCGAAGCCATCAACCTTCTCGTACCCATACTCGAGTGCAACTTCAGCCCACGAATCATCTTCTAATACCTTTTTAATTCCACCCTTGAGATTCACAATACGGTACAAAAGTAGCAAATTCACATCTCTTCCGTCTAGCAATTTCGGTGGCATCTCTCTTGACTTAACAATACCAAGAAAACTTGGTAAAAACCATATCAAAACATCATCAAAGTTGGCATCATAAAACTTGTCATAACCCGCCAATTCTTCGTGCATTAAGTGCAAATCCAACGGCTCTAAACAACTATCCATAATCAAGCCGTTCTCGATCACGTCATGCAAGAACCAAAGGAGCAACACCTAAAAGCAGTAAAGCAAATACTACGTTacatcaaaggaactaaagagcATGGAATCATTTACAAAAGACAAGGAGGATGTAAGATCACAGGTTATAGCGACAGTAGTTTTGGAGTTAatacagacaaaggaaaaggaacaacTGGTCTGGTATTCTACTTTGGAGAATCACCTATAACCTGGTGTACACAAAAACAACAAACAGTGGCACTATCATCATGCGAATCAGAATTCATGGCAGCCACTGCAGCAGCATGTCAAGCACTATGGCTTAAAAGATTGTTAAGTGAAATCACAGGCTGGAAGGAAGAGAAGATAACACTCAGAGTAGATAATGTTTCAGCAATAGCACTCATGAGAAACCCAGTCTTTCACGGAAGAAGCAAGCACATTGACACACGCTATCACTTCATAAGAGAATGCGTGGAAAACGAAGATATCAGTGTGGAGCATATAAGTGGAGAACTACAACGGGCAGATATACTAACAAAGGCACTAGCAAGGATCAAGTTTGCTACAATGAGGGAACTGCTCGGAATTCAAGACTTAAAGCAATTCATGGATGTTCgagattaagggggtgaatgaaaACCGGTTAATCTCTTAACACCATGATTAGTTAGATAGATAGTTTAAAGTTAGTTAATTAGCGGTTACAAAGTATAGGGGCCGAAATTGACAAGATGGAAGAttataaccaccaccaccaccgaagGGGTGTGTCCTCCTCCCTTCTCCTCATACCGATCGGCCAAGAGACACCACCAAAGGAGACGCAACTGTTCGGATAAATGGCTATAAATCGACACAACTCTTCACAAGCAATCTCATCCACAAGATCCAAAAGACACGTCTATTCACGAAGAGACACGTCTATTGGATCACACCCTttagaaactataaatagggatagATTTCTCATTTGTAATTCACTCTCAACATTTTATGTATTCAGATATTCAGTTTATATTCAAGTTATTCAATTGtctagagatcaagatccatttTGGGGCCAACAACTCTCGCCTGTCATGCTCGACTCGTCCACCAGCAATGAATGCCCGTCAATAAACAACCCGTCTGCTGGAATCTGATCTCCGACATTCAAAACCACAATATCTCCAACAACTATATCGAATATCGATATCTTCTGTCTTCTCCCTTCTCTAACAACATCAGTCTTGATATTATTGCTTATTTTTGACAGACTATCAAACTGTTTTTCTTGTCTAAAGTTACTAACCGCAGACACAACGATAACTAGAAAGACTGCGAGAAGTATGCTTCCACCTTCATACCAACCCTCTTTGATTCCGTCCTCTTTGATGCCAAAACCAAGAGAAAGAACCGCGCACCCCATTAGTATGAGAATGGTGACATCCTTAAAAGCCTCAGCCACAAAATAGAACAAACCCTTTGGAGGGGGTTTTTGGTAAGTATTGGAACCAAACACGGTTATCCGTTCGTCTAAATCTTGACCGTTGATTCCATTTTGAAGATGAGTGTCAAGGGTTTTTGCTAAACCCTTAACACCGTCAGCCCTGCGAAGCGTTGCCAAGTCTTTGTTTTGTATGATGTTAACGAGTTGTGTTTGATCAATACCATGGTGTTTGAAATGATGATCAGAGTTGTCTTTGATATTGATACTAACCTTAGGAACATCAGTTTGTGGGATGATTTCGATAACGGAATAGGTAGGAAATTCAGAAACGGGGAGTGCCTTGGAGATGAGGTTTTTGGCGAAGGATACCAGGGTGTTTGAAAAAGAGATAGTGAAGTATGCAAGACGCCATCTTTTCTTGGCTTTGGTCAGTGGCGGAGCCAGAAATTTTTTCTTATGGTGTCATTTTTTATGGATACCCCGGTTTATAGTAACCCGGAGTCGAACTTTTTGGATCGGTTCGGATCTATCGGATCAAATcacataataaaaacaaatatcaTAGTAAAAGTACAATGTTATTgaataaaaacacataataaaattacaaagtcATTTGAAAAAATGTATTTAATAGTTGCTTTGTACgcattttcatgttttgaaaatGATTCATAATGTTTTCAATGGCAACTTGCAAAAAAAATTGCTCTTTTTCATTATTCAAATGATCATCAAACATCCTGTTAGGTTAAACAATTGAAACAAAACCAAATAGACACGGGGCTATAATGTtggattagaaaaaaaaaataaaaattaagcatggatctttaatgatttaaagtatactaattaaattcaagtaactgggcttaatttttgaaatataaatttgtttattatgtaattcttttagaagaaaacaaaacaatggtGTAGTTTGTAAAAAGACAATGGTGTCGCTCGTAAAAAAACAACGGTGTCGTTCAAATTTTTCCTATTATACTTTGTATTTGCTCCAGAAAATTCAATGGTGTCGGACGACACCGTTGTTCAAAGTGTGGCTCCGCCACTGGCTTTGGTAAGGGTGTGAAAGGTGGGGGTGCTCATCTCATAAAGCATGATACCAGTGTTGTTTTTGCAAATTTCTGTCAGtgagaaaaggttgaagaaataCAAGATGGTGAGgatttatattcttttttttttgaacggcaaatttggatcactgacggaccactggagtatcatcgtgccaccagcagaaccacccgatcatatccatctccactaggctaatgcctatacaccaattcaggaggaaacccaataaatctgagaaaaaccccctttgtgggaatcgaacccatgaccaaTTGGTCACaagtcttatcccaccaccaagataccactaggctataatgccatgggtgtGAGGATTTATATTCTGGTTCCAGGATGTGCACCTCCCGTAATTATATACTGAATAACAATAACTACACTCGCTTTGGAAAATGGCAAGAAACTTCCTAGAAATCAATACGAACACACACCAAAATTGCATGACGTGATCATCACAAAATTAGTGATCTGTATTCAGGCTTCGAATGTAATTCACGTCTGAGCTCCAGATGTTTATTGTTGGGCTGCTTTGTTTTTTACGCACGCACCTTTGATGTGACTTCTCTgatctttcttcttctttcattttctatttctatttaaataaatattatgTTGTTTTCTCTTAAAATTTGAACTAGGAatgcgacccgccgcaatgcggcgggaattctatagttataactaagtcaatctaggacccgcaccttatgttaaacctgtcaaacggggaaaaaatagacgatgtaaaatcGTTCACCTACACATGcatgttgcgtcgtgttaactctcaaaattagaacgaaacgtaaaaacgttaaaccaaagacgcacgctgcgatgtgttaagtcacaaaatttagaaccaagcataaagcgaaaaatttgcggaaaacgAAAACTATAAATGACCAatgttgaaagtaaaaaagttataagcatagattgcaaaagataaaaagttttgggttaaaagtaaaaaaaaaaacaaatagttttgagttaaaagtaatttatgaaatacttttgggtgaaaagtaaaaaaaaatcaatttttttttggaaaaccccgaaagccaacgttacgacaaccatatgcataaccattttttctttgaaaacctctcaaagcacaccccgcgttgcggcggggcatAAAACGGtttcaaatagtactaatgtcacacaatcGTCATCGACGGtcggccctgagaattcgtgtaccttgttcgagctcgaaaaaacgtgcccttagacCTTAACGGAATTGAGTATTGGCCTCACTAAAGATTGAAACCTAATgtcaatgggctaataactaatatcaaccataaaaatagttttgtaagtgggcctatgttggtgtttgtatgagtataccctattaattaatttttttacatatgcatatcggattttttttagAATAACGTGCCCTTcaaaatatcgggccctggccggtggtcctccccgcccaccctcagggccggctatgtcgaccaccaacactgactcgacctaggatatgcgtgttgcgacaaacctgtcaaacatggaaaaataaaggtaaaaacgttgaaccacacatgcacgttgcgtcgtattaactcgaaaaatttagaactatacgtaaaacgaaaatttgcgaaagatgaaaagtataagtgacaaaagttgtgaagttaaattgcaaataatgaaaagttttgggttaaagttaaaaaaacaaattatgtagggttaaaattgtaaaagataaaaacat from Helianthus annuus cultivar XRQ/B chromosome 10, HanXRQr2.0-SUNRISE, whole genome shotgun sequence harbors:
- the LOC110880487 gene encoding calcium-transporting ATPase 12, plasma membrane-type; amino-acid sequence: MTLEKYKDKNGSNFPHVRAWMVVKDEPKWAPIPNEKKFLAPPLTKAKKRWRLAYFTISFSNTLVSFAKNLISKALPVSEFPTYSVIEIIPQTDVPKVSINIKDNSDHHFKHHGIDQTQLVNIIQNKDLATLRRADGVKGLAKTLDTHLQNGINGQDLDERITVFGSNTYQKPPPKGLFYFVAEAFKDVTILILMGCAVLSLGFGIKEDGIKEGWYEGGSILLAVFLVIVVSAVSNFRQEKQFDSLSKISNNIKTDVVREGRRQKISIFDIVVGDIVVLNVGDQIPADGLFIDGHSLLVDESSMTGESCHVYVNADRNPFLISGAKVADGHCRMLVLSVGMNTSWGKMMSSITGDNNEQTPLQSRLNKLTSSIGKVGLAVAFLVLLVMLIRYFTGNTEDENGKREYNGKGTSVNEILDSVTGIFSAAVTIVVVAIPEGLPLAVTLTLAYSMKRMMSDQAMVRKLSACETMGSATVICTDKTGTLTMNQMTVTKFWLGLEYIEQHASNVIALQVLELLHEAVGLNTTGTIFKHASRLVPEYSGSPTEKAILSWAVEELEMDMEKLKQCSTVLHVETFNSKQKRSGVSIRRNNDNTIHVHWKGAAEMVLAMCSKYYISNGCKEIIDSDSRKQLENIIEGMAASSLRCIAFAHKKVFEGTETLAEEGLTLLGIVGLKDPCRPGSRKAIETCRFAGVEVKMITGDNLFTAKAIATECGILESGQEVCEDEVVEGVQFRNFTDEERMQKVDRIRVMARSSPFDKLLMVKCLKQKGHVVAVTGDGTNDAPALKEADIGLSMGIQGTEVAKQSSDIVILDDDIATISTVLMWGRCVYNNIQKFIQFQLTVNVAALVINFIAAVTSGGVPLTAVQLLWVNLIMDTLGALALALATEGPTKELLNKPPVGRVEPLITNIMWRNLLAQAIFQITVLLTFQFRGEAILNVNERVKDTIIYNTFVLCQVFNEFNSRKLEKRNIFKGIHKNRLFIGIIGITIILQIVMVEFLNKFADTERLNGVQWGICIGIAALSWPIGWVMKLIRVPDKPFLSYIRR